The nucleotide sequence AGCGCGGCAAGCTCTCCCTCATCCCGGTCCTCGAGGGCGAAGAGGGCTCGGACGCGGATGCGGACGAGGCGAGCGCCGAAGCGCAGCCCCAGACGAAGGACGAAGCCGCCAAGTGACGTCCCGCGACGACGAGACGACGGCCCGCACCTCCTCGGAGGCGCGGGCCGTCGCCCGTACCCAAACGCTTCTCGAGGGCGAGAACGGCATCGGCACGGTCCGCAGGACGACCCTCCCCGGGGGCTTGCGCGTCGTCACCGAGACCCTCCCGTCCGTGCGCTCGGCGACCTTCGGCATCTGGGCGCACGTCGGCTCGCGCGACGAGACCCCGACGCTCGGCGGGGCCACCCACTATCTGGAGCATCTGCTCTTCAAGGGCACCCGGCGGCGCAGCGCGCTGGACATCTCCGCCGCCATCGACGAGGTCGGCGGCGAGATGAACGCGTTCACCGCCAAGGAGTACACCTGCTACTACGCGCGGGTGCTCGACACCGATCTGCCGCTGGCCATCGACGTCGTCTGCGACATGCTGACCGGCTCGGTGATCGGCGCGGCGGACGTGGACGCGGAACGCGGTGTCGTCCTCGAAGAGATCGCGATGACCGAGGACGACCCGGGCGACTGTGTGCACGACCTGTTCGCCCACACCATGCTCGGCGACACCCCGCTCGGCCGCCCGGTCCTGGGCACCGTCGACACCGTCAACGCCCTGGGCCGCGACCAGATCGCCCGTTTCTACCGGAAGCACTACGACCCGACACACCTGGTCGTCGCCGCCGCGGGCAATGTGGACCACGACGACGTGGTGCGCCAGGTGCACGCGGCGTTCGACGGGGCGGGCGCCCTGTCCCGTACCGACGCGGTCCCGGTCGCCCCGCGCTCCGGCATTCGTGCGATCCGTACGGCGGGCAAGGTCGGGCTGCTGAACCGCAAGACCGAGCAGGCCCATGTCGTCCTCGGCATGCCGGGCATCCCGCGCACCGACGACCGCCGCTGGGCGCTCGGGGTGCTCAACACCGCGCTCGGCGGCGGTATGAGCTCCCGGCTCTTCCAGGAGGTCCGGGAGAAGCGCGGGCTCGCCTACAGCGTCTACTCCTACACCTCCAGCTTCGCCGACTGCGGACTCTTCGGCGTCTACGCCGGCTGCCGTCCGAACCAGGTGCACGACGTCCTCAAGATCTGCCGCGACGAGCTCACCCAGGTCGCGGAGAACGGCCTGAGCGACGAGGAGCTGCGGCGCGCCGTCGGCCAGCTCGCCGGCTCCACCGTGCTGGGCCTGGAGGACACCGGCGCGCTGATGAACCGGATCGGCAAGAGCGAGCTGTGCTGGGGCGAGCAGATGTCGGTGGACGACATGCTCGAGCGGATCGCGGCGGTCACCCCGGACGAGGTGCGCGAGGTGGCGCGCGATGTACTGGGACAGCGTCCTTCGCTGTCCGTCATCGG is from Streptomyces hygroscopicus and encodes:
- a CDS encoding zinc protease, producing MTSRDDETTARTSSEARAVARTQTLLEGENGIGTVRRTTLPGGLRVVTETLPSVRSATFGIWAHVGSRDETPTLGGATHYLEHLLFKGTRRRSALDISAAIDEVGGEMNAFTAKEYTCYYARVLDTDLPLAIDVVCDMLTGSVIGAADVDAERGVVLEEIAMTEDDPGDCVHDLFAHTMLGDTPLGRPVLGTVDTVNALGRDQIARFYRKHYDPTHLVVAAAGNVDHDDVVRQVHAAFDGAGALSRTDAVPVAPRSGIRAIRTAGKVGLLNRKTEQAHVVLGMPGIPRTDDRRWALGVLNTALGGGMSSRLFQEVREKRGLAYSVYSYTSSFADCGLFGVYAGCRPNQVHDVLKICRDELTQVAENGLSDEELRRAVGQLAGSTVLGLEDTGALMNRIGKSELCWGEQMSVDDMLERIAAVTPDEVREVARDVLGQRPSLSVIGPLKEKQAARLDEAVA